The following are encoded in a window of Chitinophagaceae bacterium genomic DNA:
- a CDS encoding response regulator transcription factor, whose protein sequence is MQIKRIILADDHSFIRLGLIQILKDEYPNAEIKQVSDAESLIREVSLHEWDLVISDLDMPGRSGLEALEQIKILNPTLPVLILSIYPEDLYAVRVLKAGAAGYLNKNSAPEELIIAIQRIAMGKKYITPEIAEKFLYTDPEKKPHELLSNREFEVFKLLASGKTVSQVAEMLSVALTTVSTHRSRIMEKLHLNTNSDLTRYAIAHHIISDISM, encoded by the coding sequence ATGCAGATCAAACGCATCATACTGGCAGACGATCACAGTTTTATCCGCCTTGGGTTGATACAGATATTGAAGGATGAATACCCGAATGCAGAAATAAAACAGGTCAGCGATGCAGAGTCACTTATCCGGGAAGTATCCCTGCACGAATGGGACCTGGTAATATCAGACCTGGATATGCCGGGCCGCAGCGGACTGGAAGCGCTGGAACAGATAAAAATACTCAACCCAACCCTGCCTGTTCTTATCCTCAGCATTTACCCCGAAGACCTTTATGCCGTGAGGGTACTAAAGGCAGGGGCCGCCGGGTACCTCAATAAGAATTCTGCACCGGAAGAACTGATCATTGCCATACAGCGTATTGCAATGGGGAAAAAATACATCACCCCCGAGATCGCCGAAAAATTCCTTTACACCGACCCGGAAAAAAAACCGCATGAATTGCTTTCAAACCGGGAATTTGAGGTTTTTAAACTGCTGGCCTCCGGCAAGACCGTAAGCCAGGTTGCTGAAATGCTTTCTGTAGCCTTAACTACCGTGAGTACGCACCGCAGCAGGATCATGGAAAAACTACACCTGAATACCAACTCAGATCTTACCCGGTACGCCATCGCTCACCACATCATCTCCGATATAAGCATGTAG
- a CDS encoding response regulator → MRILIVDSSAWIPDRIANLLTETPLKKTLYKALSHKEALESFYESVPDVVILDKSLPNNGSIALLKEIKSVKKHTVVIVLSLHVDQNTEQQCKGAGADFFLDKYNEFEKLPEIIDDVAGAVNSKDI, encoded by the coding sequence ATGAGAATTTTGATCGTTGACAGTTCGGCCTGGATACCTGACCGGATCGCTAACCTGCTTACCGAGACCCCGCTGAAAAAGACCTTATATAAAGCCCTGTCCCATAAAGAGGCCCTTGAATCATTTTATGAATCCGTACCGGATGTGGTGATACTCGACAAAAGCCTGCCCAATAATGGTTCCATCGCCCTTTTGAAGGAAATAAAATCAGTAAAAAAACATACGGTGGTCATCGTGCTGTCCCTGCATGTTGACCAGAACACGGAACAACAATGCAAAGGGGCAGGTGCTGATTTTTTTTTGGATAAATACAATGAGTTTGAAAAATTACCGGAGATCATTGATGATGTTGCCGGGGCAGTAAACAGTAAAGACATATAA
- a CDS encoding DUF1501 domain-containing protein, with amino-acid sequence MLIKRKEFIQVGSLATASFMLPKFLKAFERPVMVPPGNKVVVVIQFSGGNDGLNTVIPVRNDIYYRERPRLGIAKDKALLLTDETGLNPALGSLKGLYDDGSLAIINSVGYPNPDRSHFRSMDIWQSASNSNEYVNTGWLGRYLDAQCKGCDKPTQAVEIDDVLSLALKGEENKGLAFKDPGRLYNISNGGFMKDVNSDHRHSEENVDYLYKTMSETLSSAEYIYRQSRVHPTSQTYPNSELGKDLKTIASLIFSDINTKVYYVSLGSFDTHVNQDNQQTRLFTELNEAVKAFTADLKKNNRFEDVLMMTFSEFGRRVSQNASNGTDHGTANNMFLISGGLKGKGVLNAMPDLADLNEGDLKHKVDFKEVYATVLNRWLGADDKLILGRQYNHLDFI; translated from the coding sequence ATGCTCATAAAAAGAAAAGAGTTCATTCAGGTTGGTTCGTTGGCCACCGCATCATTCATGCTGCCGAAGTTTTTAAAGGCGTTTGAAAGACCGGTGATGGTGCCGCCGGGAAATAAAGTGGTGGTGGTTATCCAGTTCAGCGGGGGCAATGATGGATTGAACACGGTGATACCGGTGCGGAATGATATCTATTACCGGGAGCGGCCACGGCTGGGTATTGCCAAAGACAAGGCCCTGCTGCTGACTGATGAGACCGGCCTGAACCCGGCCCTGGGATCATTGAAGGGATTGTATGACGATGGAAGCCTGGCGATCATCAACAGTGTCGGTTATCCCAACCCCGACCGCTCTCATTTCAGGAGCATGGATATCTGGCAGAGTGCAAGCAACAGCAATGAGTATGTGAACACCGGGTGGCTGGGCCGCTACCTGGATGCCCAGTGCAAAGGATGCGACAAGCCTACACAGGCAGTAGAGATAGATGATGTACTCAGCCTGGCGCTGAAAGGAGAAGAAAATAAAGGACTTGCATTTAAAGACCCCGGGAGACTGTATAATATAAGCAATGGCGGGTTCATGAAAGATGTAAACAGCGATCACCGGCACAGCGAAGAAAATGTGGATTATTTATACAAAACAATGAGTGAAACGCTGAGCAGCGCCGAGTATATCTACCGGCAAAGCAGGGTACACCCTACCAGTCAAACCTATCCCAATTCTGAATTAGGTAAGGACCTGAAAACAATTGCATCCCTGATCTTTTCAGATATAAACACCAAAGTGTATTATGTAAGCCTGGGCAGTTTTGATACGCATGTGAACCAGGATAACCAGCAAACCAGGCTATTCACCGAACTGAATGAAGCAGTAAAGGCATTCACGGCCGATCTTAAAAAGAATAACCGGTTTGAGGATGTGCTGATGATGACCTTCAGTGAGTTTGGCAGGCGGGTATCGCAAAATGCAAGCAATGGTACCGATCATGGTACAGCCAACAATATGTTCTTAATAAGCGGTGGGCTGAAAGGAAAGGGTGTTTTAAATGCCATGCCCGACCTGGCCGATCTGAACGAGGGTGACCTGAAACACAAAGTTGACTTTAAAGAGGTTTATGCAACCGTATTGAACAGGTGGCTGGGGGCAGATGATAAACTGATATTGGGCAGGCAGTACAACCACCTGGATTTTATTTAA
- a CDS encoding DUF1800 domain-containing protein: MPASNRLKNQHLLWRAAFGPMAENAASLDTISQKALWQLLVKTSENKPEKINVSQNIIDLYFSGNEGMQRKELTKEQRKEMQDMSREALKELNLRWLDLMINSQAQLREKMSLFWHGHFACRVNNSFFQQEMLQLVRENALGNFKDLLRAVSKSPAMLQFLNNQQNRKQKPNENFAREVMELFTMGRGNYTEHDIKEAARAFTGWGFNPQGEFMFRKNQHDEGSKTVLGKTGNFDGDAIIDLLLEQKQTAVYISRKIYRYFVNDTADETRVGWMANRFYQNGYDIKKLLEDIYTSDWFYAEKNIGTKIKSPVELLAGIRRLLPMRLENDQSQLLFERALGQVLFYPPNVAGWPGGRSWIDSSSLMLRLRIPQVLAANEMMDIRPKSDDDVQMGQMMQAGKKRLREATKGGTATIEWTAVNRIFEKQQREKLLESISATVLQTKTRVSNTVLEKYLNAASRENYIKSSIVNLMSTPEYQLC, from the coding sequence ATGCCGGCATCCAACCGTTTAAAGAACCAGCATTTATTATGGCGTGCGGCTTTTGGCCCCATGGCCGAAAATGCAGCTTCGCTTGATACGATCTCCCAAAAGGCCCTGTGGCAGCTTTTGGTAAAGACCTCGGAGAATAAACCCGAAAAGATCAATGTATCCCAAAATATTATCGACCTGTATTTTTCCGGTAATGAGGGTATGCAGCGCAAGGAACTGACCAAAGAGCAACGGAAAGAGATGCAGGATATGTCGAGGGAGGCATTGAAAGAGCTTAACCTCCGCTGGCTTGACCTGATGATCAACAGCCAGGCCCAGTTAAGGGAAAAAATGAGCCTTTTCTGGCATGGGCATTTTGCCTGCCGGGTGAACAACAGTTTTTTCCAGCAGGAAATGCTGCAACTGGTAAGGGAAAATGCCCTGGGAAATTTTAAAGACCTGCTCCGGGCAGTGAGTAAAAGCCCTGCCATGCTGCAGTTTTTAAATAACCAGCAAAACCGCAAACAAAAACCCAACGAAAATTTTGCCCGGGAAGTAATGGAACTCTTTACCATGGGCAGGGGCAATTATACGGAGCATGATATTAAAGAAGCAGCAAGGGCTTTCACCGGCTGGGGCTTTAACCCCCAGGGCGAATTCATGTTCCGAAAAAACCAGCATGATGAGGGAAGTAAGACCGTGCTGGGCAAGACCGGGAACTTTGACGGCGATGCTATCATTGACCTGCTGCTTGAACAAAAACAGACCGCCGTGTACATCAGCAGAAAGATATACCGGTACTTTGTTAATGATACCGCAGATGAAACAAGGGTTGGCTGGATGGCGAACCGGTTTTATCAAAACGGCTACGACATAAAAAAACTGCTGGAAGATATTTATACCAGCGACTGGTTCTACGCGGAAAAAAATATAGGCACCAAAATAAAATCGCCCGTTGAACTGCTGGCGGGAATACGAAGGTTATTACCCATGCGGCTTGAGAACGACCAGTCACAATTGCTTTTTGAACGGGCCCTGGGGCAGGTATTGTTCTATCCGCCCAATGTGGCCGGGTGGCCCGGTGGCAGGAGCTGGATCGACAGCAGTTCATTGATGCTCCGGCTACGGATCCCCCAGGTACTGGCGGCAAATGAAATGATGGATATCCGCCCCAAATCGGATGATGATGTGCAGATGGGACAAATGATGCAGGCCGGGAAAAAACGTTTAAGGGAAGCAACAAAGGGCGGTACAGCAACCATCGAATGGACAGCCGTGAACCGGATATTTGAAAAGCAGCAGCGGGAGAAATTACTGGAAAGCATATCAGCAACCGTATTGCAAACCAAAACCAGGGTCAGCAATACGGTACTGGAAAAATACCTGAATGCTGCAAGCAGGGAAAACTACATCAAGAGTTCGATCGTAAACCTGATGAGTACACCGGAATACCAGCTGTGCTGA
- a CDS encoding alkane 1-monooxygenase, translating into MQARAFKYASPLIVYGMAWMAFTGNGWLTWLPMIYAWVLLPLVELFIHPDEKNLSAAEEELAKQDRIYDYLLYSIVILQYLALFEFLRSMQNPQLLWWETAGRICSMGLLCGTFGINVAHELGHRVNRYEQVFANALLLTSLYMHFFIEHNKGHHKNVATPEDPGSARYNEPVYIFYFRTVIFSYISAWKIANSERRKKGSPVLHWKNEMLQTQFIQLLFITAIFLLFGWLITVYFLMAATIGFLLLETVNYIEHYGLQRKQTAEGKYERTMPEHSWNSNHILGRLMLFELSRHSDHHYLASRKYQVLRHHDAAPQLPTGYPGSMILAMLPPLWFYVMNKK; encoded by the coding sequence ATGCAGGCAAGAGCTTTTAAATACGCATCTCCCTTAATTGTATACGGGATGGCCTGGATGGCCTTTACCGGAAATGGATGGCTGACCTGGCTGCCCATGATCTATGCCTGGGTATTATTACCCCTGGTGGAGTTATTCATCCACCCCGATGAAAAGAACCTGTCTGCCGCAGAAGAGGAACTGGCCAAACAAGACAGGATATATGATTACCTGCTTTACAGCATCGTTATACTGCAATATCTTGCCTTATTTGAATTCTTACGATCCATGCAAAACCCACAGCTTCTCTGGTGGGAAACTGCCGGGAGGATATGCAGCATGGGGCTTCTGTGCGGAACATTCGGCATCAACGTAGCACATGAACTTGGCCACCGGGTGAACAGGTACGAACAGGTATTTGCCAACGCATTACTGCTTACATCGCTTTACATGCATTTCTTTATTGAACACAACAAGGGCCATCATAAAAATGTGGCCACGCCGGAAGACCCCGGCAGCGCCCGCTACAATGAACCCGTTTACATTTTTTATTTCCGCACGGTTATCTTCTCCTATATCTCGGCATGGAAGATCGCAAACAGTGAAAGGAGGAAAAAGGGATCCCCGGTACTGCATTGGAAGAATGAAATGCTGCAGACGCAGTTCATCCAGCTCTTATTTATTACAGCCATTTTTTTATTGTTTGGCTGGCTGATAACGGTGTATTTTTTAATGGCCGCAACCATTGGCTTTTTACTTTTGGAAACCGTAAACTATATTGAGCATTATGGCCTGCAGCGTAAACAGACCGCCGAAGGGAAATACGAACGGACGATGCCTGAACACAGCTGGAACAGCAATCATATCCTTGGCCGGCTCATGTTGTTTGAGTTGAGCAGGCACAGCGACCATCATTACCTGGCAAGCCGGAAATACCAGGTACTGCGGCACCATGATGCAGCGCCCCAGCTGCCTACGGGTTACCCGGGCAGTATGATACTGGCCATGCTGCCTCCCTTGTGGTTTTACGTGATGAATAAAAAATAA
- a CDS encoding aminopeptidase P family protein, translated as MRIIKILSCCLCLLFTEPVFAQTMWKYFTADDFAARRKKVMEKIGDGFAVLLGAELTESYTKFRQDNNFYYLSGVEVPDAVLIIDGRNRQSLLLVPDNISNDIKTEALIKPGKEAATAYKFDMVMSRSSLSSILQRYASGGQSFYLQQSPQELAEMSRDRCTLIRTSRTNDPWDGRISKEVNFINKIKERFPANAVNDLTPILDDMRWVKDQKEIAVLRECGRIGCLGINEAIKVTRPGIYEYQTVAACDFIYGDMGSAGPAYYAIAASGERGLIWHYNANNHLLEPGTVLLIDYAPEVSYYVTDITRTWPVQGEFTAEQLTFYNCVKDARDEMIKAMKPGVTYSDLQKVGEQVYKKHGLEKYWFGYVGHFVGMAVHDVGSRDKPFVEGVVFNVEPILEDKDKKIHIRLEDTIVITATGSENLTPGSPVDPRAIYALMKEKGVGEK; from the coding sequence ATGAGGATCATTAAAATTTTAAGCTGCTGTTTATGCCTGCTTTTTACTGAACCGGTATTTGCTCAAACCATGTGGAAATATTTTACAGCAGATGATTTTGCTGCCCGGCGGAAAAAAGTAATGGAAAAGATCGGGGATGGTTTTGCCGTGCTGCTGGGAGCAGAACTGACCGAATCCTATACCAAATTCAGGCAGGACAATAATTTTTATTACCTCTCCGGTGTGGAAGTGCCCGATGCAGTATTGATCATTGATGGCAGGAACAGGCAATCGCTCTTACTGGTACCGGACAATATATCCAACGACATTAAAACAGAAGCCCTCATAAAACCAGGCAAAGAGGCTGCCACTGCCTACAAATTCGACATGGTCATGTCACGAAGTTCGTTGAGCAGTATATTGCAACGGTATGCTTCCGGGGGGCAATCCTTTTACCTGCAGCAATCGCCGCAGGAGCTGGCAGAAATGAGTCGTGACCGTTGTACACTGATCCGGACCAGCAGGACCAATGACCCCTGGGATGGACGCATTTCCAAAGAAGTGAATTTCATCAATAAAATAAAGGAGCGTTTCCCGGCAAACGCGGTCAATGACCTCACTCCGATACTGGATGACATGCGCTGGGTGAAAGACCAGAAAGAGATCGCAGTACTCCGGGAATGCGGAAGGATCGGATGCCTGGGAATTAACGAGGCCATTAAGGTAACCAGGCCCGGCATTTATGAATACCAGACCGTAGCAGCCTGTGATTTCATTTATGGAGACATGGGTTCTGCAGGCCCTGCTTATTATGCCATTGCTGCATCCGGCGAAAGAGGATTGATCTGGCACTACAATGCAAACAACCATTTACTGGAACCGGGTACCGTACTGCTGATCGACTATGCGCCCGAAGTCAGTTATTACGTGACCGATATTACCCGGACCTGGCCCGTGCAGGGAGAATTCACGGCAGAACAGCTTACATTCTACAATTGTGTCAAGGACGCCCGTGATGAAATGATCAAGGCCATGAAACCGGGCGTAACCTACAGCGACCTTCAGAAAGTGGGTGAGCAGGTATACAAAAAGCATGGGCTTGAAAAATACTGGTTCGGCTACGTAGGACATTTTGTAGGCATGGCCGTACATGATGTGGGCAGCCGCGACAAACCTTTTGTGGAAGGCGTGGTATTCAATGTAGAACCCATCCTTGAAGATAAGGACAAGAAAATACATATCCGGCTGGAAGACACCATCGTCATCACTGCAACCGGATCAGAAAATCTTACCCCCGGGTCGCCGGTTGATCCCAGGGCAATTTATGCCCTGATGAAAGAAAAGGGAGTTGGTGAGAAATAA
- a CDS encoding cytochrome c, producing the protein MKKIIPVLTLAIFVWSCAKKMTPTQTETPPPASNTGSVINETKPAETITGSAGTTPTGSTGIEGTKTAASRERSPEENAAIAGQATFNAKCGRCHGLKVAGDYTATRWANILAVMAPKANLTETERNNVYEYVKANAKK; encoded by the coding sequence ATGAAAAAAATAATACCCGTTTTAACCCTGGCCATTTTCGTCTGGAGCTGTGCGAAAAAAATGACACCCACGCAAACAGAAACCCCGCCTCCTGCGTCAAACACGGGATCGGTCATTAATGAAACCAAACCTGCAGAAACCATCACCGGGTCTGCCGGCACTACGCCCACGGGAAGTACGGGTATCGAGGGTACAAAAACGGCGGCCTCCCGGGAAAGATCTCCCGAAGAAAATGCTGCGATCGCCGGCCAGGCAACCTTCAATGCAAAATGCGGCCGTTGCCATGGTTTAAAAGTGGCAGGTGATTATACAGCTACACGCTGGGCAAACATACTGGCCGTAATGGCGCCCAAGGCCAACTTAACAGAAACAGAGCGGAACAATGTGTATGAGTATGTGAAAGCGAATGCTAAAAAATAG
- the serS gene encoding serine--tRNA ligase gives MLQINYIRQNTALVKEKLAVKNFSDLSVIDTILKLDEEVRKLKVEAETAQAAMNTASKEIGMLMGKGQKEEAEQRKQQVSVQKNYIQNLNGQLDIYEKDLQSEIIKLPNLPHISVPKGKTPEDNEVVREGGKKPSLPASALPHWELIKKYDLVDFETGAKLTGSGFPLYKGRGAKLQRAIIQYFLDYNTAAGYTEYLPPLMVNEATAYGTGQLPDKEGQMYHVTVDNFYLIPTAEVPVTNIYRDEILKEADLPVKMTAYTPCFRREAGSFGSDVRGLNRVHQFDKVEIVQLVHPGKSYDVLDEMLNHVEKLLQSLELPYRILKLCGGDMSFTSALTFDFEVYSAAQQKWLEVSSVSNFESFQTNRMKIRFKDADNKTQLLHSLNGSSLALPRIVACLLENNQTEAGVVLPKTLHGYFGGDSIR, from the coding sequence ATGCTACAAATCAACTATATCAGGCAGAACACGGCATTGGTTAAAGAAAAACTGGCGGTTAAGAATTTCAGCGACCTGTCCGTAATTGACACAATCCTGAAATTAGATGAAGAGGTTCGCAAGCTAAAAGTTGAAGCAGAGACTGCGCAGGCCGCTATGAATACTGCAAGTAAGGAAATCGGTATGTTAATGGGAAAAGGACAAAAGGAAGAAGCGGAGCAAAGAAAACAACAGGTTTCAGTACAAAAGAACTACATCCAGAATTTAAATGGCCAGTTGGATATATACGAAAAAGACCTGCAGTCTGAAATTATTAAACTTCCAAATCTCCCTCATATATCTGTTCCAAAAGGTAAGACACCCGAAGACAATGAAGTAGTAAGAGAGGGAGGAAAAAAACCATCCCTGCCTGCATCAGCCCTGCCACACTGGGAACTGATCAAAAAATACGACCTGGTTGATTTTGAAACAGGAGCCAAATTAACGGGCAGTGGTTTTCCATTGTACAAGGGAAGGGGCGCCAAACTGCAACGGGCGATCATTCAATATTTCCTGGATTATAATACCGCCGCCGGTTATACCGAATACCTGCCGCCGTTGATGGTAAATGAAGCCACAGCCTATGGTACCGGCCAGTTGCCCGATAAGGAAGGGCAGATGTACCATGTAACGGTTGATAATTTTTACCTGATACCTACCGCTGAGGTACCGGTTACCAATATTTACCGGGACGAGATCCTGAAAGAGGCCGACCTGCCCGTTAAGATGACCGCCTACACACCCTGCTTCCGGAGAGAGGCCGGTAGTTTTGGAAGCGACGTACGGGGGTTGAACAGGGTTCACCAGTTTGACAAGGTGGAAATTGTACAGCTGGTTCATCCCGGCAAGAGTTATGATGTGCTGGATGAAATGCTGAACCACGTTGAAAAATTATTGCAGTCGCTGGAACTGCCCTACCGCATTTTGAAATTATGCGGCGGCGATATGAGTTTCACTTCGGCACTAACCTTTGATTTTGAAGTGTACAGCGCCGCACAGCAAAAATGGCTGGAGGTAAGCTCCGTCAGCAACTTCGAAAGTTTTCAGACCAACCGGATGAAAATACGGTTCAAAGATGCGGATAACAAAACACAATTGCTGCATTCCCTGAATGGTTCGTCGCTGGCACTGCCACGTATTGTAGCCTGTTTATTGGAAAATAACCAGACAGAAGCAGGCGTCGTTCTGCCCAAAACATTGCATGGTTATTTTGGCGGGGATAGCATCCGGTAA
- a CDS encoding peptidylprolyl isomerase gives MNRLRIGFTTLLLLFTCFAGHAQTKKPAVKNPAAKKTTAVKKTTKPVAKAPKQVHIPGVRVKVTTDSGVIVIRLYDKTPKHRDNFIKLANEHFFDSLLFHRVINGFMIQGGDPSSKYAQPGVPLGSGDVGYTIPAEFDTALYHKKGALAAARTNNPEKASSGCQFYIVQGKAYTDADLNMIEMQYGTKLSPAKRNVYKTSGGTPFLDMNYTVFGEVESGLEVIDKIASVPTAPGDRPLGDLRMFIEVIK, from the coding sequence ATGAACAGACTCAGAATTGGATTTACAACACTGCTTTTATTGTTTACCTGTTTTGCCGGCCATGCACAAACAAAAAAACCGGCGGTAAAAAACCCGGCTGCCAAAAAAACCACCGCAGTGAAAAAAACAACCAAACCGGTTGCCAAAGCCCCCAAACAGGTGCACATTCCCGGGGTGCGGGTTAAAGTAACAACGGATTCCGGCGTTATCGTCATCCGTCTTTATGATAAAACACCAAAGCACCGGGATAACTTCATCAAACTGGCCAATGAACATTTCTTCGACAGCCTTTTGTTTCACCGGGTGATCAATGGTTTTATGATACAGGGCGGCGACCCGTCGAGCAAATATGCCCAGCCGGGTGTTCCGTTAGGCAGCGGCGATGTTGGGTATACCATACCGGCAGAGTTTGATACGGCATTGTACCATAAGAAAGGTGCCCTTGCGGCGGCCCGTACCAACAACCCCGAAAAAGCAAGCAGCGGTTGCCAGTTCTACATTGTGCAGGGAAAGGCTTATACCGATGCCGACCTGAACATGATCGAAATGCAATACGGGACAAAGCTTTCGCCGGCCAAAAGAAATGTATATAAAACCAGTGGCGGTACCCCCTTCCTTGACATGAACTATACCGTTTTTGGTGAAGTGGAAAGCGGCCTGGAAGTGATCGATAAAATTGCTTCGGTGCCTACCGCACCCGGCGACCGGCCTTTGGGCGATCTCCGCATGTTCATAGAAGTGATAAAATAG
- the gcvH gene encoding glycine cleavage system protein GcvH produces the protein MNFPENLRYTKDHEWVSIDGNTATIGITDFAQRELGDIVYIDITSKGKSLNAEDVFGTVEAVKTVSDLFLPVAGTITEVNPLLDSKPELVNTDPYGEGWMVKMTVNNPADVEKLMDAAAYAGVVG, from the coding sequence ATGAATTTTCCAGAAAATCTCCGCTACACCAAAGACCACGAATGGGTTTCGATAGATGGCAATACTGCCACCATTGGTATTACCGATTTTGCCCAGCGTGAGCTGGGTGATATTGTTTACATCGACATCACCTCAAAAGGAAAATCGCTGAACGCCGAAGATGTATTTGGCACCGTAGAAGCCGTTAAAACAGTAAGTGACCTTTTTCTGCCCGTTGCCGGTACCATCACCGAAGTGAACCCGCTGCTTGATTCAAAACCCGAACTGGTAAATACCGATCCGTATGGCGAAGGCTGGATGGTGAAGATGACGGTGAACAACCCGGCCGATGTAGAGAAGCTGATGGATGCAGCAGCTTATGCAGGTGTGGTGGGATAA
- a CDS encoding VanZ family protein: MSQPEIKDIPAKKFYPGIAWFFLILILVCIPGYDLPEVDDWLIEINYDKLIHTGLFAILAYLFMLPVAKSDLPQKEKWNWFFRVAIATVLWGITTEFIQKFFVPGRSFTLGDWLADGLGGVAALLYFKFRRTRAGIQQRK; the protein is encoded by the coding sequence ATGAGCCAACCCGAAATAAAGGATATCCCTGCAAAAAAATTCTATCCAGGCATTGCCTGGTTTTTTCTTATACTGATACTCGTTTGTATTCCCGGCTACGACCTGCCTGAAGTGGACGACTGGCTGATCGAGATAAATTATGACAAATTAATCCACACCGGGCTTTTTGCAATTCTGGCTTACCTGTTCATGCTGCCGGTAGCAAAATCTGATCTGCCCCAAAAAGAAAAATGGAACTGGTTTTTCAGGGTTGCCATTGCCACGGTACTTTGGGGCATAACCACCGAATTCATTCAGAAATTCTTTGTCCCAGGCCGGAGCTTTACCCTGGGTGATTGGCTGGCAGACGGGCTGGGCGGAGTAGCCGCATTATTATATTTCAAATTTCGCCGTACCAGAGCGGGTATTCAGCAAAGGAAATGA
- a CDS encoding DUF4290 domain-containing protein, which translates to MEYNTTRNHLIMREYGRHIQKMVEYLLTIQDKEERQRNAYAVIELMGFLNPHLKNVEDFRHKLWDHLFLISDFTLDVESPYPIPTRETLKARPEPLRYPKKYPRFNHLGKNIEVVIDKALKEENPEKKQGFANAIAYYMKLTYSNWHKELVHDDSIQSELSAITKGELEFNNRPFVKHRVEDTRDDYGKRASGNFRKGFGSRGGQGGGGRDNRGGRDNRGGRGGDSRNGGGRNFKKRY; encoded by the coding sequence ATGGAGTACAATACCACCAGGAACCATTTGATCATGAGGGAATATGGCAGGCATATCCAGAAAATGGTAGAATACCTGCTGACGATCCAGGACAAGGAAGAAAGGCAGCGCAATGCCTATGCCGTGATCGAACTGATGGGTTTCCTGAATCCACACCTGAAGAACGTAGAGGATTTCCGTCATAAACTCTGGGATCATCTTTTCCTCATCAGTGATTTTACGCTGGATGTGGAGAGCCCCTATCCCATCCCGACCCGGGAAACATTGAAGGCAAGACCGGAACCGCTCCGTTATCCGAAAAAATATCCCCGGTTCAACCACCTGGGCAAGAATATTGAAGTGGTGATCGACAAGGCCCTCAAAGAAGAGAACCCCGAAAAGAAACAGGGATTTGCCAATGCCATTGCCTATTACATGAAACTGACCTACAGCAACTGGCATAAAGAACTGGTACACGACGATTCCATACAAAGCGAACTTTCGGCCATCACCAAAGGCGAACTGGAATTCAATAACCGGCCGTTTGTAAAACACCGGGTGGAAGATACCCGGGATGATTATGGAAAACGGGCCAGCGGTAACTTCCGTAAAGGTTTTGGCAGCCGGGGTGGCCAGGGCGGTGGTGGAAGAGATAACCGGGGCGGAAGGGATAACCGGGGCGGAAGAGGCGGCGACAGCCGGAATGGTGGCGGCCGGAACTTCAAGAAGAGGTATTAG